The window ACACAGCCGTCCAGCAGCTTTTCCACCGTTGTACCTGTATGCTCCTGCAGAATGTATCCGTCCACATCGCGTTTCCCCAGCTCATTCATCACCACACCCGGATTCAGCCCCCGTGCCTTGCTCTCCTTCAGCAGGGTGAGCAGGAGGGTTGTCTTCCCGCTCCCCAGAAAACCGCTCAATATCATCACCGGTATCTTCATGGTCCACACTCCCGCTTTTGTTTTTTGTAACTGCAAGAATCATAGTTTCATAATTCCATCTATACGTCATTTGGCGTACAGAAAGACCACAATTCTAAGAGAGTTCCCATGATGAACATTCGAATTTTCTGCCGCGGACGGTTGACATATGTTTAATATTACCTGTATGATGTGTAAATCGTAAAAATTACGATTAAATAAAAGGAGCTGAATACGATGAGAGCAGTTGTAACTTTGGCTTGTACAGAAACAGGCGACCGCAACTATACCACTACCAAGAATAAGAGAAATCATCCGGGACGGCTGGAAATGAAGAAGTATTGTCCGCGTCTGAAGCGCGTTACGCTGC of the Paenibacillus pedocola genome contains:
- the rpmG gene encoding 50S ribosomal protein L33; translation: MRAVVTLACTETGDRNYTTTKNKRNHPGRLEMKKYCPRLKRVTLHRETR